One window from the genome of Novipirellula caenicola encodes:
- a CDS encoding sulfatase family protein gives MKKRLLILVLALVWAQFLQTSVAAERPNIILVFIDDMGWGDFSCFGNEDAATPNIDRLAAEGVRFEQFYVNSPICSPSRVAISTGQYPQRWRITSYLNNRKSNEERGVAQWLDPKAPMLARSLQQAGYATGHFGKWHMGGQRDVNDAPSITEYGFDESLTNFEGMGPKLLPLILKPGQEKPGRIWEDAENLGDGYRWMLRSEITSGFVDAAIPFIDKAAAAKQPFYINLWPDDVHGPYWPPVETWGDGSLRRLYLSVLEAMDTQLGRLFDRIRNDAALRDNTLILVCSDNGPAPGAGEAGPFRGFKTHLYEGGVRSPLVVWGPSIVRRQGHVDRESVFSAIDLAPTLLTLTDTPFPDGVQFDGEPLVATLRGEGGSRQAPIFFRRPPDRDSFYGIEDLPDLAVRSGRWKLLCEYDGSNVELYDLNHDRAESTNVASNHPEIAVNLKTKLLAWHNSIPADNGATYRKKQAKRK, from the coding sequence ATGAAAAAGCGACTCTTGATCCTCGTTCTCGCCCTCGTCTGGGCACAATTTCTTCAAACCAGTGTGGCTGCCGAGCGTCCCAACATCATCCTTGTCTTTATCGACGACATGGGTTGGGGCGATTTTTCGTGCTTCGGTAACGAGGACGCTGCGACGCCCAACATCGACCGCTTGGCGGCCGAGGGCGTTCGGTTCGAGCAGTTCTATGTCAACTCGCCAATCTGCTCGCCGTCGCGAGTAGCCATCTCGACCGGCCAATATCCGCAACGTTGGCGGATCACGTCATATCTGAACAATCGAAAGAGCAACGAGGAACGCGGGGTGGCCCAGTGGCTCGATCCCAAAGCTCCGATGCTGGCACGTTCGCTCCAGCAGGCCGGCTATGCGACAGGCCACTTTGGCAAATGGCACATGGGCGGGCAGCGGGATGTCAACGATGCTCCGTCGATCACCGAATATGGCTTTGATGAATCGCTGACCAATTTCGAAGGCATGGGGCCGAAACTGCTGCCGCTGATCTTGAAACCGGGTCAAGAAAAACCAGGGCGCATTTGGGAGGACGCCGAGAATCTGGGTGATGGATATCGCTGGATGCTGCGATCGGAAATCACATCGGGGTTTGTCGATGCGGCCATCCCGTTCATCGACAAAGCCGCCGCGGCCAAGCAGCCTTTCTACATCAACCTGTGGCCCGACGATGTCCACGGCCCGTATTGGCCTCCGGTCGAAACGTGGGGCGATGGTTCGCTGCGACGGTTGTATTTGTCCGTGCTCGAAGCGATGGACACGCAGCTTGGCCGATTGTTTGACCGAATCCGTAACGACGCCGCGCTTCGCGACAACACGCTGATCCTGGTCTGCTCGGACAACGGTCCGGCGCCGGGGGCTGGAGAAGCGGGACCGTTTCGTGGATTCAAAACGCACCTGTACGAAGGCGGCGTCCGGTCACCGTTAGTCGTGTGGGGGCCGTCGATCGTTCGTCGGCAGGGGCATGTTGACCGCGAATCGGTGTTCTCGGCGATCGATCTCGCACCGACTCTGCTAACGTTGACGGACACCCCGTTTCCCGACGGCGTCCAATTTGATGGCGAACCGTTAGTCGCCACGCTGCGAGGGGAAGGGGGGTCACGCCAGGCTCCGATCTTCTTTCGCCGCCCACCGGATCGCGATTCGTTTTATGGGATCGAGGACCTGCCCGATCTCGCGGTTCGATCGGGCAGATGGAAACTGTTGTGCGAGTACGATGGGTCGAACGTGGAACTGTATGACTTAAACCACGATCGAGCCGAATCGACGAACGTGGCGTCCAATCATCCAGAGATTGCGGTAAACTTAAAGACAAAGCTTCTTGCTTGGCACAACTCGATACCTGCGGACAATGGCGCAACGTATCGAAAAAAGCAAGCCAAACGCAAGTAA
- a CDS encoding DUF1559 domain-containing protein, which produces MKLTNSPRPAFTLVELLVVIAIIGVLVGLLLPAVQAAREAARRMSCSNNFKQLGLALHNYHSAYNQLPQQGGGSGTPTTSATTTNRERLSAMPGLTPFFEQQAVWEQISNPYTDAGGTTWPAMGPAAYNVNYVPWRTQIPTLLCPSDLAPNAGIPFGQLNYGFSFGDSFWNCNNTRNNAGTPVNIGQHRGFFKDRFVTRFRDCLDGLSTTIAMAEIQRSSGTRELAGDVLVRNGSGNDMRDNPKAEVLEFARDPERPLFYKPSVTLAIDTSSGGHRYRGSNWAQGEPMMSGVGQTFPPNSANCIRGNGDANGPGGIFTAGSRHQGGCHVLMGDGSVTFITDSIDTGNTNQGPIGTSAPGAPPAGSASNYGIWGAAGSVAGRETTSLKDQ; this is translated from the coding sequence ATGAAGTTGACAAATTCACCTCGCCCGGCATTTACGCTGGTCGAATTGTTAGTGGTCATCGCAATCATCGGAGTATTAGTCGGTTTGTTATTGCCTGCGGTTCAAGCGGCCCGCGAGGCGGCTCGACGAATGTCGTGCAGCAATAATTTCAAACAGCTGGGACTGGCGTTACACAATTACCATTCGGCATACAATCAGTTACCACAGCAAGGCGGCGGCAGCGGCACACCGACCACCAGTGCAACGACAACCAACCGTGAGCGTCTTTCCGCCATGCCGGGTTTGACACCGTTTTTCGAGCAGCAAGCGGTGTGGGAGCAGATTTCCAACCCTTACACCGACGCGGGTGGCACGACTTGGCCGGCGATGGGGCCAGCGGCTTACAACGTGAACTACGTCCCCTGGCGAACGCAAATTCCGACGCTGTTATGCCCATCGGACCTTGCTCCAAACGCGGGCATTCCGTTCGGCCAACTGAACTATGGATTCAGTTTCGGAGACTCGTTCTGGAACTGCAACAACACCCGTAACAATGCGGGCACTCCGGTGAACATTGGTCAACATCGGGGATTTTTCAAGGATCGTTTTGTCACGCGATTTCGTGATTGCTTGGACGGTTTGAGCACGACGATTGCGATGGCGGAAATTCAACGCAGCAGCGGCACACGCGAATTGGCGGGCGACGTGCTGGTTCGCAACGGAAGCGGCAATGACATGCGGGACAACCCCAAGGCGGAAGTCCTCGAGTTTGCTCGCGACCCCGAGCGCCCCCTGTTTTACAAACCGAGCGTGACGCTCGCGATTGACACCAGTTCGGGAGGCCACCGTTATCGTGGATCCAATTGGGCTCAAGGGGAACCGATGATGTCGGGCGTGGGCCAGACATTCCCACCCAATTCAGCCAACTGTATCCGAGGCAACGGCGACGCCAATGGCCCCGGCGGTATCTTCACGGCAGGCAGTCGTCATCAGGGCGGATGCCACGTGCTGATGGGCGACGGCTCGGTGACCTTTATCACCGACAGCATCGATACCGGCAACACGAACCAAGGCCCAATCGGCACTTCCGCGCCGGGGGCTCCGCCAGCAGGCTCGGCGAGCAACTACGGCATTTGGGGTGCTGCGGGCAGCGTGGCGGGTAGAGAGACAACGTCGCTGAAGGACCAATAG
- a CDS encoding DUF1559 domain-containing protein: MKSHSSVNQRPAFTLVELLVVIAIIGVLVGLLLPAVQAAREAARRMSCSNNFKQIGLAIHNYHAAYNQMPIHGSGTGALPGSGNEVWNNSNQRNNTRLSMLVGLTPFFEQQALWEQISNPQPGFNAMGPTPNVSTYAPWNTEIPGLRCPSDPGEGLPALGRTNIAACLGDSIVMQTFGPTDDNGIKTANAAQEARASCRGAFVVHSPAAFRDILDGLANTVVAGEIASDLGDNSISTVARQEDGAALYLNPSVCLPSVDTTRPRFWKAGVTTGGSGFARGYRWADFGPMFSGFTTILPPNQEICMGDAPETTKATSPRNLPSGQNHFKELVATPSSRHQGGCHVLMGDGAVKFITDSIEAGASRATAGAGAMVHVGGTGTASPGQQSPYGLWGALGTRANKETISSDF; this comes from the coding sequence ATGAAATCACATTCTTCAGTTAATCAGCGGCCAGCGTTCACGCTAGTGGAACTATTGGTCGTCATTGCCATCATTGGAGTGCTCGTCGGGCTGCTGTTGCCTGCGGTTCAAGCTGCTCGCGAAGCCGCACGCCGCATGTCGTGCTCGAACAATTTCAAGCAAATCGGCTTGGCAATTCACAACTACCATGCCGCGTACAACCAAATGCCAATCCATGGCAGTGGAACCGGTGCATTGCCGGGCAGCGGTAATGAAGTTTGGAACAACTCGAACCAACGCAACAACACTCGCTTGAGCATGTTGGTGGGGTTGACGCCGTTTTTCGAACAACAGGCGTTGTGGGAACAAATCAGCAACCCACAGCCTGGCTTTAACGCCATGGGCCCCACCCCCAACGTATCAACCTACGCGCCGTGGAACACGGAAATCCCAGGCCTTCGCTGCCCAAGCGATCCTGGTGAGGGATTACCGGCATTGGGACGCACGAACATTGCGGCTTGCCTTGGCGATTCGATCGTCATGCAAACCTTTGGTCCTACCGACGACAACGGCATTAAAACGGCGAATGCGGCACAAGAAGCTCGCGCGAGTTGCCGTGGTGCGTTTGTCGTCCACAGCCCCGCCGCGTTCCGAGACATTCTCGACGGACTCGCCAATACAGTCGTGGCGGGTGAGATTGCGAGCGACCTGGGAGACAACAGCATCTCGACCGTGGCTCGTCAAGAAGATGGCGCGGCGCTGTATCTTAATCCAAGCGTGTGCCTCCCTTCGGTTGACACCACTCGGCCTCGCTTTTGGAAGGCTGGCGTAACCACCGGAGGCTCAGGCTTTGCACGTGGCTATCGCTGGGCTGACTTTGGTCCAATGTTTAGCGGCTTCACCACCATTTTGCCGCCCAATCAAGAAATCTGCATGGGCGATGCCCCCGAAACCACCAAAGCCACATCCCCTCGGAACTTGCCTAGCGGGCAAAACCACTTCAAAGAGCTTGTTGCGACACCTAGCAGCCGCCACCAAGGTGGATGCCATGTGTTGATGGGTGACGGAGCGGTGAAGTTCATCACCGATTCGATCGAAGCCGGGGCGAGCCGAGCGACCGCCGGTGCTGGAGCGATGGTACACGTCGGTGGCACTGGCACCGCATCGCCAGGCCAACAAAGTCCGTATGGATTGTGGGGCGCACTGGGTACGCGAGCGAACAAAGAAACGATCAGCAGCGATTTCTAA
- a CDS encoding DUF1559 domain-containing protein: MKTNLPNGHRPAFTLVELLVAIAIIGVLVGLLLPAVQAAREAARRMSCSNNFKQIGLAIHNYHAAYNQMPIHGSGTGALPSTGYEVWNNSNERNNTRLSMLVGLTPFFEQQALWEQISNPQPSFNAMGPTPNISTYTPWNTEIPGLRCPSDPGEGLPALGRTNIAACLGDSIVMQTFGPTDDNGIRTTNEAVEAQASCRGAFVVHSPAAFRDILDGLANTIVAGEIASDLGDNSVSTVAVEVDGAALYLNPSSCQPAVDSTRPSFWSSGAISGDTGFARGYRWADFGPMYSGVTTILPPNQEICMGNAPATTQASSPRNVPSSQNHFKELVATPSSRHQGGCHVLMGDGAVKFITDSIEAGASRATGGTGAMVHLGGSGSASPGYMSPYGLWGALGTRASRETISDF, translated from the coding sequence ATGAAAACAAACTTACCAAACGGGCACCGACCCGCGTTTACCTTGGTCGAATTACTCGTCGCCATTGCCATCATCGGAGTACTGGTTGGCCTATTGTTGCCAGCGGTACAAGCGGCCCGCGAAGCCGCACGGCGGATGTCGTGTTCGAACAATTTCAAACAAATCGGTTTGGCGATTCATAACTACCATGCTGCGTACAACCAAATGCCGATCCATGGCAGCGGAACGGGTGCGCTGCCGAGCACTGGCTACGAAGTCTGGAACAACTCGAACGAACGCAACAACACCCGTTTGAGCATGCTGGTTGGGTTGACGCCGTTTTTCGAACAACAGGCGTTGTGGGAACAAATCAGCAACCCACAACCTAGCTTTAACGCGATGGGACCAACCCCCAACATTTCAACGTACACGCCTTGGAACACAGAAATCCCAGGCCTTCGCTGCCCAAGTGATCCTGGTGAGGGATTACCGGCACTGGGACGAACCAACATTGCCGCTTGTTTGGGCGATTCGATCGTGATGCAAACGTTTGGCCCCACGGATGACAATGGAATCAGGACGACCAACGAGGCGGTCGAAGCACAAGCGAGCTGCCGTGGCGCCTTCGTTGTCCACAGCCCCGCGGCGTTTCGAGATATTCTCGACGGACTCGCCAATACCATTGTCGCGGGCGAGATTGCGAGCGACTTGGGAGACAACAGCGTCTCAACCGTTGCGGTTGAAGTCGATGGCGCGGCGTTGTACCTGAATCCAAGTTCGTGCCAGCCCGCGGTCGACAGCACACGGCCGAGCTTTTGGAGCTCCGGAGCGATTAGTGGGGACACTGGCTTTGCGCGTGGTTATCGCTGGGCTGATTTCGGCCCCATGTATAGTGGCGTCACCACGATCCTGCCGCCTAACCAAGAAATCTGCATGGGTAACGCGCCCGCGACCACTCAAGCCAGCTCGCCCCGCAATGTACCAAGTTCGCAAAATCATTTCAAAGAACTGGTGGCAACACCTAGCAGCCGCCACCAAGGTGGTTGTCACGTGTTGATGGGCGATGGTGCAGTGAAGTTCATCACCGATTCAATCGAAGCGGGTGCGAGCCGAGCGACCGGAGGTACCGGAGCGATGGTGCATCTAGGTGGCAGTGGCTCCGCGTCGCCAGGCTACATGAGTCCGTATGGATTGTGGGGCGCCCTGGGCACCCGAGCGAGCAGAGAGACGATTAGCGATTTTTGA
- a CDS encoding potassium/proton antiporter, producing MLSIEALILITGVLLLLGIASNKFSARMGVPVLVLFLLVGMLAGSEGIGGIEFENYSLAHGIGTIALSLILFDGGLRTPYRSIRAAWKPAGVLATIGVFITALITGLAASWFLQIPLMEGLLLGSIVGSTDASVVFSVLRFGGVNIRRRLADTLEVESGSNDPMAIFLTVGLIQVLTGAVPLGPGLLVLFLTQIVFGTAVGMLVGWGGVWVLKNIQLSAAGLYPVLATGLALFSFGFAAAFGGSGFLAVYLTGIVIGNRRPVFHRGILLFHDAAAWLCQILMFIALGILSFPSRLLDVAGPALMISAVLILVARPVAVFLSVSLFRFSFRELTFLSWVGLKGAVPITLATFPMMVGLPGAPLMFDTVFFVVLVSAIVQGWTLPWVARSLKLEVPARLPPPVTLEISSLRNVEGDIVDYFVDDECRAAGHMIKNLALPDGVVVALIVRDEQIIPPQGRSQIQYGDHVIVVLRPGVRAMVDRVFAHREQEPVTLPTALEFPLRGSITAADVEQFYDIQLDAAADATLDEIMRSRLGPKGAVLGASVQFEQVVLCVRELSANGTVQYVGMMILPTPEPEPATDPKPASDATPDATPEREDKASESEKKQDDEPLETPAVASRSDRSEESPEK from the coding sequence ATGTTAAGTATCGAAGCTTTGATTTTGATCACCGGCGTTTTGCTGTTGCTGGGGATTGCGTCAAATAAATTCTCCGCCCGCATGGGCGTGCCCGTCTTGGTTCTGTTTCTGCTCGTTGGCATGTTGGCAGGATCGGAAGGGATTGGCGGGATCGAGTTTGAGAATTATTCGCTTGCGCACGGGATCGGGACGATTGCGCTCAGTTTGATCCTGTTTGACGGGGGGCTTCGCACACCGTATCGCTCGATTCGCGCTGCCTGGAAACCAGCCGGAGTGCTGGCCACGATCGGGGTGTTCATCACCGCGTTGATCACAGGATTGGCCGCGTCGTGGTTTTTGCAGATCCCGCTGATGGAAGGTCTGTTGTTGGGCAGCATCGTGGGATCGACCGACGCCTCGGTCGTCTTTTCGGTGCTCCGTTTCGGCGGCGTCAACATCCGCCGTCGACTCGCGGACACTCTCGAGGTCGAAAGCGGTTCGAACGATCCGATGGCGATCTTTTTGACGGTGGGGCTGATTCAAGTGCTGACCGGGGCGGTACCGCTCGGCCCCGGATTGTTGGTTTTGTTTCTCACCCAAATTGTGTTTGGAACCGCGGTCGGGATGTTGGTCGGATGGGGCGGCGTGTGGGTGCTGAAGAACATTCAACTTAGCGCCGCGGGGTTGTATCCCGTTTTGGCGACCGGTTTGGCATTGTTTTCCTTCGGATTCGCGGCCGCGTTTGGCGGCAGCGGTTTTTTGGCCGTTTATTTGACCGGCATTGTGATCGGCAATCGCCGTCCCGTGTTCCACCGCGGTATCTTGTTGTTCCACGACGCCGCCGCATGGTTGTGTCAAATCTTGATGTTTATCGCGCTGGGGATCCTCAGCTTTCCTAGCCGGTTATTGGATGTCGCCGGGCCGGCGCTGATGATTTCCGCTGTGCTGATTCTGGTCGCTCGGCCGGTCGCCGTCTTCTTGTCCGTTTCGCTGTTTCGGTTTTCGTTCCGAGAGCTCACGTTTCTGTCGTGGGTAGGACTCAAGGGAGCGGTTCCGATTACCTTAGCGACGTTCCCGATGATGGTAGGGTTGCCCGGAGCTCCGTTGATGTTCGACACGGTGTTCTTTGTCGTGTTGGTCTCCGCGATTGTCCAGGGCTGGACCCTGCCGTGGGTCGCGCGGTCGTTAAAGCTCGAGGTGCCGGCAAGATTGCCGCCACCGGTGACGCTGGAGATCAGTTCACTGCGAAACGTCGAAGGCGACATCGTCGATTACTTTGTCGATGATGAATGTCGTGCGGCCGGTCATATGATCAAGAACCTCGCGCTGCCCGACGGAGTGGTGGTTGCGTTGATCGTTCGCGACGAGCAAATCATTCCTCCCCAAGGACGTTCGCAGATCCAGTACGGTGATCACGTCATTGTCGTGCTGCGTCCAGGGGTTCGCGCGATGGTCGATCGCGTTTTTGCCCATCGCGAGCAGGAACCTGTCACGCTGCCGACCGCATTGGAATTCCCGCTGCGGGGTTCGATCACAGCGGCGGATGTGGAACAGTTTTACGACATCCAGTTGGACGCTGCTGCAGACGCGACGCTGGATGAAATCATGCGATCGCGACTCGGGCCCAAGGGAGCGGTCCTGGGAGCCTCGGTGCAATTTGAGCAAGTTGTCTTGTGCGTTCGCGAGCTCAGTGCAAATGGAACGGTACAGTACGTCGGGATGATGATTCTGCCGACTCCCGAACCTGAACCTGCAACGGATCCTAAGCCTGCATCCGACGCGACACCAGATGCGACACCGGAGCGTGAAGACAAGGCGTCGGAAAGCGAAAAGAAGCAAGACGACGAACCGCTCGAAACACCCGCGGTCGCTTCACGCAGCGATCGCAGCGAAGAATCGCCCGAGAAGTAG
- a CDS encoding ASPIC/UnbV domain-containing protein: MSNGNVDTYVADETTNEPVLQTQPVQIFELDSALQYKSIQTQQTDDYMQQRHFGRGVWTWDLNRDGRVDTGVTHQTEPVAVLVNHSESQNHWVELQLVGVTSARDAIGARITLHDQGFERAGWVVAGDGYLCSSERVVRFGLGKSNSPREFTITWPDGSEQALAALSVDARWLVVQGSAPYRLD; this comes from the coding sequence GTGAGCAACGGCAATGTGGACACTTACGTGGCGGACGAAACCACCAATGAACCGGTGCTTCAGACGCAGCCTGTACAAATCTTCGAACTCGATTCGGCGCTTCAGTACAAGTCGATTCAAACGCAGCAAACCGACGACTACATGCAACAACGTCATTTCGGTCGCGGCGTTTGGACATGGGATCTCAATCGCGACGGCCGCGTTGACACGGGCGTGACGCATCAAACCGAACCCGTTGCGGTTTTGGTCAATCACAGCGAGTCGCAAAACCATTGGGTTGAATTGCAGCTTGTTGGCGTGACATCGGCTCGCGACGCGATTGGGGCGCGCATCACGCTGCACGATCAAGGATTCGAACGCGCGGGCTGGGTCGTGGCAGGCGACGGTTATCTGTGCAGCAGCGAACGCGTCGTGCGATTTGGGCTAGGTAAATCTAACTCGCCGCGCGAGTTCACCATCACTTGGCCCGATGGCAGCGAGCAAGCTTTGGCTGCGTTGTCGGTGGATGCCCGCTGGCTCGTGGTGCAAGGCAGTGCTCCCTATCGGCTGGACTAA
- a CDS encoding DUF1559 domain-containing protein: protein MNQTSSRAGFTLVELLVVIAIIGVLVGLLLPAVQAAREAARRMSCSNNFKQLGLATHNYHSAYNQLPVQMGGSAQVSGFAADARRPGTATIAKGNNRFWLSALVGLTPFFEQQAMWEQISNPYLIPAGDPGEGLLFSAMGPYPGKGLGTGSQGHGESMYRPWLTTIGTLRCPSDPGEGLPAQGRTNYAFCLGDAIQQTDEGYTSVSGFKNSTRAQRARESCRGAFVPRKTMRFRDILDGLANTIVMGEIKTDLGDRDASTELIKATTENILRTNPGVCGSQRDPERPQFWLQSLGSGFAFTGGAERQRGFVWSFGNAMNTGFHTILPPNSEICASDWVNASGGSSGGAYWGEGVYSVSSRHQGGVHVLMGDGAVKFVTDSIEAGQRSHATVRQGGTAADPVHATTPGSPSPFGLWGSLGTRAGKEVIDEAF from the coding sequence ATGAATCAAACATCAAGCCGAGCGGGCTTCACCTTGGTTGAGTTATTGGTCGTGATCGCCATTATCGGAGTGTTAGTGGGATTGTTGTTGCCGGCGGTTCAGGCCGCTCGCGAGGCAGCACGCCGGATGAGTTGTAGTAACAATTTTAAACAGTTGGGATTGGCGACTCACAACTATCACTCTGCCTACAATCAGTTGCCGGTGCAAATGGGAGGATCCGCGCAGGTGTCTGGGTTTGCAGCCGACGCTCGGCGACCGGGCACGGCGACGATCGCCAAGGGAAACAATCGTTTCTGGTTGAGTGCTCTGGTGGGGCTGACGCCATTTTTTGAACAGCAAGCGATGTGGGAGCAGATCAGTAATCCCTATCTAATTCCCGCCGGCGATCCTGGCGAGGGTCTCTTGTTTTCGGCAATGGGGCCGTACCCCGGCAAGGGACTTGGCACAGGGTCGCAGGGGCATGGCGAGAGCATGTATCGGCCGTGGTTGACCACCATCGGAACATTGCGTTGTCCAAGCGATCCCGGTGAAGGGTTGCCAGCGCAAGGTCGTACCAATTATGCGTTTTGTCTCGGCGACGCGATTCAGCAAACCGACGAAGGGTACACCAGCGTATCAGGATTCAAAAACAGTACCCGAGCCCAGCGTGCTCGCGAGTCTTGTCGAGGTGCCTTTGTGCCTCGAAAAACCATGCGGTTCCGCGATATCTTGGATGGGCTTGCCAACACGATCGTGATGGGCGAAATCAAAACGGATCTCGGAGATCGGGATGCATCGACCGAATTGATCAAAGCCACCACCGAAAATATTCTGCGTACCAATCCTGGGGTTTGTGGATCGCAACGAGACCCTGAGCGACCCCAGTTTTGGTTGCAATCGCTCGGCAGCGGCTTTGCGTTTACTGGCGGGGCAGAGCGTCAGCGGGGCTTTGTGTGGAGTTTTGGAAACGCGATGAATACTGGGTTTCATACCATCCTTCCGCCTAACAGCGAGATCTGTGCGTCGGATTGGGTGAACGCGTCTGGCGGATCTTCGGGTGGGGCGTATTGGGGCGAAGGGGTGTATTCGGTAAGTAGCCGTCACCAGGGCGGAGTGCACGTTTTGATGGGGGACGGTGCCGTCAAATTTGTCACTGATTCGATCGAAGCGGGGCAACGCAGTCATGCCACGGTGCGGCAGGGTGGTACTGCCGCCGACCCTGTGCACGCAACCACTCCGGGATCGCCAAGTCCGTTTGGTTTGTGGGGATCGTTGGGAACCCGCGCGGGTAAAGAAGTCATTGACGAAGCGTTTTAA